In one window of Polaromonas naphthalenivorans CJ2 DNA:
- a CDS encoding ABC transporter ATP-binding protein, with protein MHPEPETPILMAEGLSFSHSQPSAPPLFDQLSLVLAPGVTWVCGDEGTGKTTLLQLLAGKLPSTGQLRIQGVCLTQEREAYQRQVAWFDPRATALDQQTARQIFAGLPQRHPGCDLDALQAHIDGLSLAPHLDKALFMLSTGSRRKVFLAAALAARAPVTLLDQPFMALDRPSIDYLLAVLAEAARQPGRAWVVADYEAPGQVALAAVVKLGEPGPISVPN; from the coding sequence ATGCATCCAGAACCAGAAACGCCCATTTTGATGGCCGAAGGGCTTTCCTTCAGCCATTCCCAGCCGAGTGCGCCGCCGCTGTTTGACCAGCTGTCGCTGGTCCTGGCGCCCGGCGTCACCTGGGTCTGCGGCGACGAGGGCACAGGCAAAACCACCCTGCTCCAGTTGCTGGCCGGCAAGCTGCCCTCGACGGGGCAACTGCGCATCCAGGGTGTGTGCCTGACGCAAGAGCGGGAAGCCTACCAACGCCAGGTGGCGTGGTTTGACCCGCGCGCTACCGCGCTGGACCAGCAAACCGCCCGGCAAATCTTTGCCGGCCTGCCCCAGCGCCATCCCGGTTGCGACCTGGACGCGCTGCAGGCGCACATTGACGGCCTGAGCCTGGCGCCGCATCTGGACAAGGCGCTGTTCATGCTGTCCACCGGCAGCCGGCGCAAGGTTTTTCTGGCTGCCGCGCTGGCCGCCAGGGCGCCGGTCACGCTGCTCGACCAGCCCTTCATGGCGCTGGACCGGCCGTCCATCGACTATCTGCTGGCGGTGCTGGCCGAGGCCGCCCGGCAGCCCGGCCGGGCCTGGGTCGTGGCAGATTACGAAGCGCCCGGACAGGTGGCTTTGGCGGCGGTGGTCAAGCTCGGGGAACCGGGGCCAATTTCAGTGCCAAATTAG
- a CDS encoding glycine zipper family protein, whose product MKSSTRVFSLCAAPALVLVLAGCASSGAGSASARPVLYPNATLNRVGDAQGRMEANACMSRAQASGLSPMQTTNEVGRRAGEGAAIAGVASAVGALITGRGGEGMLRAGAAGAAVGGSAGAVSGAFHNDKPNGVYRNFVQRCLSEKGFEVIGWN is encoded by the coding sequence ATGAAGTCTTCAACCCGCGTTTTCTCGCTGTGCGCTGCCCCGGCGCTGGTTCTCGTGCTGGCCGGCTGCGCGAGCAGCGGCGCCGGCAGCGCCTCGGCCAGGCCTGTGCTGTACCCCAATGCCACGCTCAACCGCGTCGGCGACGCGCAGGGCCGCATGGAAGCGAACGCCTGCATGTCCCGGGCGCAGGCCTCGGGCTTGAGCCCGATGCAAACCACCAATGAAGTCGGCCGCCGTGCCGGCGAAGGCGCGGCCATCGCCGGCGTGGCTTCGGCGGTCGGCGCGCTGATCACCGGCCGGGGCGGAGAGGGCATGCTGCGTGCCGGCGCGGCGGGCGCTGCCGTCGGCGGGTCGGCCGGCGCGGTCTCGGGCGCCTTTCACAATGACAAGCCCAATGGCGTTTACCGCAACTTCGTTCAGCGCTGCCTGAGCGAAAAAGGCTTTGAAGTCATCGGCTGGAACTGA
- a CDS encoding MOSC domain-containing protein translates to MPQLLSVQVGLARRTNIGERSILTAYGKQPVAQAVPVLPLGLLGDDQADLSVHGGLAKAVYAYPSEHYAYWQAARRGAGVGEIDASLPHGSLGENLTLQGLLETEVWAGDVLKFPGCELRVTLPREPCYKFNAAMGFGRASKLMAQTGFCGFYLAVQTSGTLRAGESFEVIPGRRGVGIPALFAAKMSKHLR, encoded by the coding sequence ATGCCGCAACTTCTTTCGGTTCAGGTCGGCCTTGCCCGCCGGACAAACATCGGCGAGCGCAGCATTCTGACGGCCTACGGCAAGCAGCCGGTGGCGCAAGCCGTTCCGGTGCTGCCGCTGGGCTTGCTGGGCGACGATCAGGCTGACCTGTCGGTTCACGGCGGGCTGGCAAAAGCCGTCTATGCCTACCCTTCAGAGCATTACGCGTACTGGCAGGCCGCCCGGCGCGGAGCCGGCGTGGGCGAGATCGACGCCAGCCTGCCCCACGGCAGCCTGGGCGAAAACCTGACGCTGCAAGGCCTGCTGGAAACCGAGGTCTGGGCCGGCGATGTGCTGAAATTTCCCGGCTGCGAACTGCGTGTGACGCTGCCACGCGAGCCTTGCTACAAATTCAACGCCGCCATGGGTTTTGGCCGCGCTTCCAAACTGATGGCGCAAACCGGCTTTTGCGGGTTTTACCTGGCGGTGCAAACATCGGGAACGCTGCGCGCCGGCGAGTCATTCGAGGTGATTCCGGGCCGGCGCGGCGTCGGCATTCCTGCGCTGTTCGCCGCCAAGATGAGCAAGCATCTGCGCTAG
- a CDS encoding threonine ammonia-lyase, which produces MLSLTVIEQAAQRLHGHLLDTPCVESRTLSQLTGAQIYLKFENLQYTASFKERGACNKLAQLTESERQRGVIAMSAGNHAQGVAYHAQRLGIRAVIVMPRFTPGVKIERTRGFGAEVVLHGDTLDASRAHAMGLAEREKLVFVHPYDDEAIVAGQGTVGLEMLHAVPELEVLVIAVGGGGLIAGVATAAKALKPGIEIIGVQTSRFPAMVNAIKGTHHPQGTSTIADGIAVGTPGVIAQAIIAEKVDDLLLVDEGDIEQAMVMLLEIEKTLVEGAGAAGLAALLKYPARFAGRKVGLVLCGGNIDPLLLAAIIERGMVRAGRLARIRVSARDIPGSLAKITATVADAGANIEEVHHQRAFTMLAAQNVEIELVLQTRGRPHIAQVLQALRTAGFEAEEQH; this is translated from the coding sequence ATGCTCAGCCTGACCGTTATCGAACAAGCCGCCCAGCGCCTGCACGGACATTTGCTGGACACGCCCTGCGTGGAATCGCGCACGCTGTCGCAGTTGACCGGGGCGCAAATTTACCTGAAGTTCGAAAACCTGCAGTACACCGCGTCCTTCAAGGAGCGCGGCGCCTGCAACAAGCTGGCGCAGCTCACCGAGTCCGAGCGCCAGCGCGGCGTGATTGCCATGAGCGCGGGCAACCATGCGCAGGGCGTGGCCTACCACGCGCAGCGCCTGGGCATTCGCGCCGTCATCGTCATGCCGCGCTTCACGCCGGGCGTGAAGATCGAGCGCACCCGGGGCTTTGGCGCCGAGGTGGTGCTGCACGGCGACACGCTCGACGCGTCGCGCGCCCATGCCATGGGGCTGGCCGAACGCGAAAAGCTGGTGTTTGTGCATCCCTATGACGATGAAGCCATCGTCGCCGGCCAGGGCACCGTGGGGCTGGAGATGCTGCATGCCGTGCCCGAACTGGAAGTGCTGGTGATTGCCGTGGGCGGCGGCGGGCTGATTGCCGGCGTGGCCACGGCGGCCAAGGCGCTGAAACCCGGCATTGAAATCATCGGCGTGCAGACGTCGCGCTTTCCAGCCATGGTCAACGCCATCAAGGGCACGCACCACCCGCAGGGCACCAGCACGATTGCCGACGGCATTGCCGTGGGCACGCCCGGCGTGATTGCGCAGGCTATCATTGCCGAAAAAGTCGATGACCTGCTGCTGGTCGATGAAGGCGACATCGAGCAGGCCATGGTGATGCTGCTGGAGATTGAAAAAACCCTGGTCGAAGGCGCTGGCGCGGCCGGGCTGGCGGCGCTGCTCAAATACCCGGCGCGCTTTGCCGGCCGCAAGGTCGGGCTGGTGCTGTGCGGCGGCAACATCGACCCGCTGCTGCTGGCAGCGATCATTGAGCGCGGCATGGTGCGCGCCGGGCGGCTGGCGCGCATCCGGGTCAGCGCGCGCGACATTCCCGGCTCGCTGGCCAAAATCACCGCCACGGTCGCCGACGCGGGCGCCAACATCGAGGAAGTGCACCACCAGCGCGCCTTCACCATGCTGGCGGCGCAGAACGTTGAGATTGAACTGGTGCTGCAGACGCGCGGCCGCCCGCATATCGCGCAGGTGCTGCAGGCTTTGCGCACGGCGGGATTCGAGGCTGAAGAGCAGCACTGA
- a CDS encoding ATP-binding protein, whose product MNKRSLVEHPQQWLLSPGLKEAPVLDLMCSHFVLTLAARQGAKFNVRRDLNSLLSLSGRHLVWPLPALQRLREFLNRRCKGNEFWQDHETLSDAEFMARHGVWRGPYEEGTLFFYLDEHAKDQPKDLLSVLSATGDWLTLALKKQSTLVEKNIESLASLLQLNRAERALLLYGTLARYQRDLRSLLVEFKVNNAPEAYAAIADVAGVKAPEVAEALRPGSRLERIGMVENLISEHNITDLADLMKVSEKLPPVLMRKYRDHSELMAVFTRPATRSRLGLADFAFVEDDAQVLVSLLRHAVAGKEAGVNVLLYGPPGTGKTELAKVVAQAAGLDLFEVEYADRDGNSLSGRDRYRSLQIAQVFLKGSMHSALLFDEVEDVFPPISSEAAQLMARSEQLTAPNSHSVSGKAWVNQILESNPVPTLWVTNRIEQIDPAFRRRFAYHLELRSPPPGAREGIVRKTLEGVQVSDAFVAKLTARKGLTPAQIRTAVRFARLASAPAKAMDAQVDGAGMQAILAGGRPSLMESLIERQLRNADVALGNKAEASGRRNVTTYDLAMLNVESRFEIPRIVEALKSRGHGSLCFYGPPGTGKTALAEHIASALEQPLLIKQASDLMSKYVGETEQQMAAMFREAEAEKAVLLLDEADSFLQDRRGAQRTYEVTEVNEMLQGMERYAGIFICTTNLLESLDQAALRRFTFKIKFMPLTAGQREAMFVTEALAGDATLLTGELQQRLAQLTQLCPGDFAAVKRQAVILDAELSAEEFLAQLEAEHRIKPEVREGRGMGFMR is encoded by the coding sequence ATGAACAAGCGTTCCCTTGTCGAGCATCCGCAGCAGTGGCTGCTTTCTCCCGGCCTGAAAGAGGCGCCGGTGCTGGATTTGATGTGCTCGCATTTCGTCCTGACCCTGGCCGCCCGGCAGGGCGCCAAGTTCAATGTGCGGCGCGACCTGAACAGCCTGCTGTCGCTGTCGGGCCGGCACCTGGTGTGGCCGCTGCCGGCGCTGCAGCGCCTGCGCGAATTTTTGAATCGCCGCTGCAAGGGCAACGAGTTCTGGCAGGACCACGAAACCCTGAGCGATGCCGAGTTCATGGCGCGCCACGGCGTCTGGCGCGGCCCCTACGAGGAAGGCACGCTGTTTTTCTACCTCGACGAACATGCCAAGGACCAGCCCAAGGATTTGCTCTCGGTCCTTAGCGCCACCGGCGACTGGCTGACGCTGGCGCTGAAAAAGCAGTCCACGCTGGTCGAAAAAAACATCGAGTCGCTGGCCAGCCTGCTGCAGCTCAACCGGGCCGAACGCGCGCTGCTGCTCTACGGTACGCTGGCTAGATACCAGCGCGACCTGCGCTCGCTGCTGGTCGAGTTCAAGGTCAACAACGCACCCGAAGCCTATGCCGCGATTGCCGACGTGGCCGGCGTCAAGGCGCCCGAGGTCGCCGAAGCGCTGCGGCCCGGCTCGCGCCTGGAGCGCATCGGCATGGTCGAGAACCTGATCTCCGAGCACAACATCACCGACCTGGCCGACCTGATGAAGGTCAGCGAAAAGCTGCCGCCGGTCCTGATGCGCAAATACCGCGACCACAGCGAGCTGATGGCGGTCTTCACCCGGCCGGCCACGCGCAGCCGCCTCGGGCTGGCCGATTTTGCCTTCGTGGAGGACGACGCGCAGGTGCTGGTGTCATTGCTGCGCCATGCGGTGGCCGGCAAGGAGGCGGGCGTCAATGTGCTGCTCTACGGCCCGCCCGGCACCGGCAAGACCGAGCTGGCCAAGGTGGTGGCGCAGGCCGCCGGGCTGGACCTGTTCGAGGTCGAATACGCCGACCGCGACGGCAATTCATTGAGCGGGCGCGACCGCTACCGCTCGCTGCAGATCGCCCAGGTGTTCCTCAAGGGCAGCATGCATTCGGCGCTGCTGTTCGACGAGGTGGAAGACGTGTTTCCGCCGATTTCCAGCGAGGCCGCGCAGCTGATGGCGCGCTCCGAACAGCTGACCGCCCCGAACAGCCATTCGGTCAGCGGCAAGGCCTGGGTCAACCAGATTCTCGAATCCAACCCGGTGCCCACGCTCTGGGTGACCAACCGCATCGAGCAGATCGACCCGGCTTTTCGGCGCCGCTTTGCCTACCACCTGGAACTGCGTTCGCCGCCGCCCGGCGCGCGCGAAGGCATCGTGCGCAAGACGCTCGAAGGCGTGCAGGTCAGCGATGCGTTCGTCGCCAAGCTCACCGCCCGCAAGGGCCTGACGCCGGCGCAGATTCGCACGGCGGTGCGTTTTGCCCGCTTGGCCAGCGCGCCCGCGAAAGCGATGGATGCGCAGGTCGATGGCGCCGGGATGCAGGCGATTCTGGCGGGCGGCCGGCCATCGCTGATGGAGTCGCTGATCGAGCGCCAGCTCAGGAATGCCGACGTGGCGCTGGGCAACAAGGCCGAAGCCTCGGGGCGCCGCAACGTCACGACGTATGACCTGGCGATGCTCAATGTGGAGTCGCGCTTTGAAATTCCGCGCATCGTGGAGGCGCTCAAAAGCCGGGGCCACGGCAGCCTGTGCTTCTACGGCCCGCCCGGCACCGGCAAGACCGCGCTGGCCGAGCACATCGCCAGCGCGCTGGAGCAGCCGCTGCTGATCAAGCAGGCCAGCGACCTGATGAGCAAATACGTCGGCGAAACCGAGCAGCAGATGGCCGCCATGTTCCGCGAGGCCGAGGCTGAAAAGGCGGTGCTGCTGTTAGATGAGGCCGACAGCTTTTTGCAGGACCGGCGCGGCGCCCAGCGCACCTACGAGGTCACCGAAGTCAATGAAATGCTGCAGGGCATGGAGCGCTACGCCGGCATTTTCATCTGCACCACGAACCTGTTAGAGAGCCTGGACCAGGCCGCGCTGCGGCGCTTCACCTTCAAGATCAAATTCATGCCGCTGACCGCCGGGCAGCGCGAAGCCATGTTTGTCACCGAAGCGCTGGCGGGCGATGCCACGCTGCTTACCGGGGAGTTGCAGCAGCGGCTGGCTCAACTCACGCAGCTGTGTCCCGGCGATTTTGCGGCGGTCAAGCGGCAGGCGGTGATTCTGGATGCGGAGTTGTCGGCCGAGGAATTCCTGGCGCAACTGGAAGCCGAGCACCGCATCAAGCCCGAGGTGCGGGAAGGGCGGGGCATGGGGTTCATGCGCTGA
- a CDS encoding KH domain-containing protein, translating to MKMLLTVEFPHEPFNAHVRSGKAGEIIGRILETIKPQAAYFTEQDGRRGGVFLIDVQNSSDVPSFAEPFFLNFQANCKFRIVMSPEDLQKAGLEALGKKWA from the coding sequence ATGAAAATGCTACTCACGGTCGAATTCCCCCATGAGCCTTTCAACGCCCACGTCAGGAGCGGCAAGGCGGGCGAGATCATTGGGCGCATCCTGGAAACGATCAAACCGCAGGCCGCGTACTTCACGGAACAAGACGGAAGGCGCGGCGGGGTATTTCTGATCGATGTACAAAATTCATCCGACGTGCCCTCTTTCGCGGAGCCGTTCTTTCTCAACTTTCAGGCCAACTGCAAATTCCGCATCGTGATGAGCCCGGAGGATCTGCAAAAAGCCGGCCTGGAGGCGCTCGGGAAGAAGTGGGCGTGA
- the recQ gene encoding DNA helicase RecQ, giving the protein MSSLPISSAPSDQPTPLDVLGQVFGYSDFRGPQQAIVEHVIAGGDALVLMPTGGGKSLCYQIPAIARQNAGHGVTIVISPLIALMHDQVGALLEAGVSAAFLNSTQTFEESSQLEKQLLRNELTLLYAAPERINTPRMKGLLASLHERGLLSLFAIDEAHCVSQWGHDFRPEYRSLSLLHETFPDVPRMALTATADALTRQDMIERLKLEDARLFLSSFDRPNIRYTIVEKTDATRQLLRFIQAEHHGEAGIVYCQSRKRVEEIAGMLEDAGIKAMAYHAGLDAKLRQQRQDRFLREDGCVMVATIAFGMGIDKPDVRFVAHLDMPKNIEGYYQETGRAGRDGLPADAWMVYGLQDVVNQRRMIDTSEVASEEFKAVMRGKLDALLTLAEGTRCRRVSLLGYFGEASEPCGNCDNCLTPPAVWDATEAARKMLSCIYRVQQASGISFGAGHIMDILRGKPTEKVVQYGHDQLSTFGIGADLAEPQWRGVLRQLIASNLVRVNAEAFNTLQLMPDARQVLKGEVSVLLRQQAASAKAERTRRGSKSTVKTSVKGMAEATLNAGALERLGRLKAWRTDVAREHNLPPFVIFHDATLRAIAEQAPQDLHALSGISGMGVKKLAAYGAEVLRVCAEPG; this is encoded by the coding sequence TTGTCCTCATTGCCCATTTCTTCAGCCCCTTCAGACCAGCCCACGCCGCTGGACGTGCTTGGCCAGGTTTTTGGCTACTCCGACTTTCGCGGCCCGCAGCAAGCCATCGTCGAGCATGTGATTGCTGGCGGCGATGCGCTGGTCTTGATGCCCACGGGCGGCGGCAAGTCGCTGTGCTACCAGATTCCGGCCATCGCCCGGCAAAACGCCGGCCACGGCGTGACCATCGTGATCTCGCCGCTGATCGCGCTGATGCACGACCAGGTCGGCGCGCTTCTGGAAGCGGGCGTGTCGGCGGCGTTCCTCAACTCCACCCAGACTTTCGAGGAAAGCAGCCAGCTGGAAAAGCAGCTGCTGCGCAATGAGCTGACGCTGCTCTACGCCGCGCCCGAGCGCATCAACACGCCGCGCATGAAGGGCCTGCTGGCGTCGCTGCACGAGCGCGGGCTGCTAAGCCTCTTTGCCATCGACGAGGCGCATTGCGTGAGCCAGTGGGGCCACGACTTCCGGCCCGAGTACCGCAGCTTGAGCCTGTTGCACGAGACCTTCCCCGACGTGCCGCGCATGGCGCTGACCGCCACGGCCGACGCGCTGACGCGCCAGGACATGATCGAGCGGCTCAAGCTCGAAGACGCGCGCTTGTTTCTAAGCAGCTTTGACCGGCCCAACATCCGCTACACCATCGTCGAAAAGACCGACGCGACGCGCCAGCTGCTGCGCTTCATCCAGGCCGAGCACCACGGCGAAGCGGGCATCGTCTATTGCCAGTCGCGCAAGCGCGTCGAGGAAATCGCCGGCATGCTCGAAGACGCGGGCATCAAGGCCATGGCCTACCACGCCGGGCTCGATGCCAAGCTGCGCCAGCAGCGCCAGGACCGTTTCCTGCGCGAAGACGGCTGCGTGATGGTGGCGACGATTGCCTTCGGCATGGGCATCGACAAGCCCGACGTGCGCTTCGTCGCGCACCTGGACATGCCAAAGAACATCGAAGGCTACTACCAGGAAACCGGCCGCGCCGGACGCGACGGCTTGCCCGCTGACGCCTGGATGGTCTATGGCCTGCAGGACGTGGTGAACCAGCGCCGCATGATCGACACCAGCGAAGTCGCCAGCGAGGAGTTCAAGGCGGTGATGCGCGGCAAGCTGGACGCGCTCTTGACGCTGGCCGAGGGCACGCGCTGCCGCCGCGTCAGCCTGCTGGGCTATTTTGGCGAGGCCAGCGAGCCGTGCGGCAACTGCGACAACTGCCTGACCCCGCCGGCCGTGTGGGACGCGACCGAGGCGGCGCGCAAGATGCTCAGCTGCATCTACCGCGTGCAGCAGGCCAGCGGCATCAGCTTTGGCGCCGGGCACATCATGGACATCCTGCGCGGCAAGCCGACCGAAAAAGTCGTGCAGTACGGCCATGACCAGCTCAGCACCTTCGGCATCGGCGCCGACCTGGCCGAGCCGCAGTGGCGCGGCGTGCTGCGCCAGCTGATCGCCAGCAACCTGGTGCGCGTCAATGCCGAGGCCTTCAACACGCTGCAACTGATGCCCGACGCGCGCCAGGTGCTCAAGGGCGAAGTCAGCGTGCTGCTGCGCCAGCAGGCCGCCAGCGCCAAGGCCGAGCGCACGCGGCGCGGCAGCAAATCGACGGTGAAAACATCGGTCAAGGGCATGGCCGAAGCGACGCTGAACGCCGGCGCGCTGGAACGCCTTGGCCGCCTGAAAGCCTGGCGTACCGACGTCGCCCGGGAGCACAACCTGCCGCCATTCGTGATCTTCCACGACGCCACGCTGCGCGCGATTGCCGAGCAGGCGCCGCAAGACCTGCACGCGCTGAGCGGCATCAGCGGCATGGGCGTGAAGAAGCTGGCAGCGTATGGCGCCGAGGTGCTGCGGGTGTGCGCCGAGCCGGGGTAA
- a CDS encoding homocysteine S-methyltransferase family protein, which translates to MKPITYTRAQQLPALLAQRILILDGAMGTMIQRFRLNEAQYRGERFKDFHKDVKGNNELLSLTRPDMIRDIHEGYLAAGADMIETNTFGATTVAQADYDMADLAVEMNYESARIARAACDKFSTPEKPRFVVGALGPTPKTASISPDVNDAGARNTSFEELRKAYYEQTEALVKGGADVLLVETIFDTLNAKAALFAIDEYFENSGERLPLIISGTVTDASGRILSGQTVTAFWHSVRHAEPLAVGLNCALGAALMRPYIQELAKAAPDTFISCYPNAGLPNPMSDTGFDETPDVTSRLLHEFAAEGLVNIVGGCCGTTPEHIAAIAQAVAPMDGRRLQRNGFYAQAA; encoded by the coding sequence ATGAAGCCGATCACCTACACCCGCGCCCAGCAACTCCCCGCCCTCCTGGCGCAACGCATCCTGATCCTCGACGGCGCGATGGGCACCATGATCCAGCGCTTCAGGCTCAATGAAGCGCAGTACCGGGGCGAGCGTTTCAAGGACTTTCACAAGGATGTCAAGGGCAACAACGAATTGCTCAGCCTCACGCGCCCCGACATGATCCGCGACATCCATGAAGGCTACCTGGCCGCCGGCGCCGACATGATCGAGACCAACACCTTCGGCGCGACCACCGTGGCCCAGGCCGACTACGACATGGCCGACCTGGCGGTCGAGATGAACTACGAATCGGCGCGAATCGCCAGAGCTGCCTGCGACAAGTTCTCGACGCCCGAGAAGCCGCGTTTTGTCGTCGGCGCCCTCGGCCCCACGCCAAAAACCGCCAGCATCAGCCCCGACGTGAACGATGCGGGTGCGCGCAACACCAGTTTTGAAGAGTTAAGAAAAGCCTATTACGAGCAGACCGAAGCGCTGGTCAAGGGCGGCGCCGACGTGCTGCTGGTCGAGACGATCTTCGACACGCTCAACGCCAAGGCGGCGCTGTTTGCCATCGACGAATACTTTGAAAACTCCGGTGAAAGATTGCCGCTGATCATCAGCGGCACCGTGACCGATGCCTCGGGCCGCATTTTGAGCGGCCAGACCGTGACGGCTTTCTGGCACAGCGTGCGCCATGCCGAGCCGCTGGCCGTCGGCCTGAACTGCGCGCTGGGCGCTGCCTTGATGCGCCCCTACATCCAGGAGCTGGCCAAGGCCGCGCCCGACACCTTCATCAGCTGCTACCCGAACGCCGGCCTGCCCAACCCGATGAGCGACACCGGCTTTGACGAGACGCCCGACGTGACCTCGCGCCTGCTGCACGAGTTCGCGGCCGAGGGGCTGGTCAACATCGTCGGCGGCTGCTGCGGCACCACTCCCGAGCACATCGCGGCGATTGCCCAGGCGGTGGCGCCGATGGACGGGCGCAGGCTGCAGCGCAATGGCTTCTACGCGCAAGCTGCGTAA
- a CDS encoding cyclic nucleotide-binding domain-containing protein has product MFKNIFKKPLLPADGRHQDKAGGSGSADLAAEMLIAPTALMQLSLEEARVVVLYMQPQLVAKGTIFIREGDGRDTGFMMLLLDGEVTVETVVVSRAQPIIITVMGPGSLIGELGFLDAQPRYASCIAATPLRCAILTREALNRLMLENAPVAAKLMLALSLRIGVRLREITDKLKMYVQLTQAMEQEIASRITP; this is encoded by the coding sequence ATGTTTAAAAACATTTTCAAGAAACCTTTACTTCCTGCCGATGGCAGGCATCAGGACAAGGCCGGCGGCTCCGGATCGGCTGACCTGGCGGCTGAAATGCTGATTGCCCCGACCGCCCTGATGCAGCTGAGCCTTGAGGAAGCCCGGGTGGTCGTGCTTTACATGCAGCCGCAACTGGTGGCCAAGGGCACGATCTTCATCCGTGAAGGCGATGGCCGCGACACCGGTTTCATGATGCTGTTGCTCGACGGCGAAGTGACCGTCGAAACGGTGGTGGTGAGCCGCGCCCAGCCCATCATCATCACCGTCATGGGGCCGGGCAGCCTGATTGGCGAGCTGGGCTTTCTGGACGCCCAGCCGCGCTACGCCTCCTGCATTGCCGCCACCCCGCTGCGCTGCGCCATCCTGACGCGCGAGGCCTTGAACCGGCTGATGCTGGAAAATGCGCCCGTGGCCGCCAAGCTGATGCTGGCCCTGTCCCTGCGAATCGGCGTGCGGCTGCGCGAGATCACCGACAAGCTCAAGATGTATGTCCAGCTGACCCAGGCGATGGAGCAGGAAATCGCTTCCCGGATAACTCCCTGA